The following coding sequences are from one Pasteurellaceae bacterium RH1A window:
- a CDS encoding site-specific tyrosine recombinase XerD, with translation MKALDPIIEQFLDSLWQEHGLSDNTIASYRLDLESFSLWLSEPRAFLSLDHIDLQGFLGQRLQAGYKSSSSARMLSCLRKFFRFLYLENYRTDDPTATLMSPKKPAHLPKSLSEEQVQDLLEAPNPLDPIELRDKAMLELLYATGLRVTELVSLTLDNLSLRQGLVRIIGKGDKERLVPLGEEAAYWIGEFFQHGRAMLLSNGQSDVVFPSKRGQQMTRQTFWHRIKHYAVLAGIDSDKLSPHVLRHAFATHLVNHGADLRVVQMLLGHSDLSTTQIYTQVAKARLKSLHQQFHPRG, from the coding sequence ATGAAAGCTCTCGACCCTATTATTGAACAATTTCTGGACTCCCTCTGGCAGGAACACGGCTTATCTGATAATACTATTGCCTCCTATCGTCTTGATTTGGAAAGTTTTAGCCTCTGGTTGTCAGAACCTAGAGCCTTTTTAAGCCTGGATCATATCGACCTACAAGGCTTTCTAGGCCAACGCCTGCAAGCAGGTTACAAGAGTTCTAGTTCAGCCAGAATGTTGAGCTGTTTGCGTAAATTCTTTCGTTTTCTCTATTTAGAAAACTACCGTACAGACGATCCCACTGCTACCCTTATGTCGCCCAAAAAGCCTGCTCATTTGCCCAAATCATTGAGTGAAGAACAGGTGCAAGATCTACTCGAAGCCCCTAATCCACTCGACCCGATTGAACTGCGAGACAAGGCCATGTTGGAGCTTCTCTATGCTACGGGCCTGCGGGTAACAGAATTAGTCTCGCTGACCTTGGACAACCTAAGCCTCCGTCAGGGCTTGGTACGGATTATTGGTAAGGGCGATAAGGAGCGACTTGTGCCGCTGGGCGAAGAAGCAGCCTATTGGATTGGGGAATTTTTCCAACACGGGCGGGCAATGTTATTGAGTAACGGTCAGTCAGATGTGGTTTTTCCTAGCAAACGGGGGCAGCAAATGACCCGCCAAACCTTCTGGCATCGGATCAAGCATTATGCCGTGCTTGCGGGAATCGATAGCGATAAGCTCTCCCCCCACGTCCTACGCCACGCCTTCGCCACTCATTTGGTCAATCACGGTGCCGATCTGCGGGTGGTGCAAATGTTACTGGGCCATAGCGACCTTTCCACCACACAAATTTATACCCAAGTGGCCAAAGCTCGGTTAAAATCACTGCATCAACAATTTCACCCTAGAGGATAA